A window of Fragaria vesca subsp. vesca linkage group LG7, FraVesHawaii_1.0, whole genome shotgun sequence contains these coding sequences:
- the LOC101292064 gene encoding peptidyl-prolyl cis-trans isomerase FKBP53-like, translated as MGGFWGIEVKPGKQYPIEFPEDEDARLRITQATLGLGDSKGRSIVQCSVGDKSPIFLCSLIPKKNESCALNLEFEEDEEVVTFSVIGKQSVHLSGFFETYDEGEGEPVGEGFESDSYEEEIGESGSEESSDYGSDDQYELMDRDLDIDRPSHPTISRVIIEEIVDDDEPTDGKGQSKPLLEINQSNGSEDNTKGAGVPVLESEDEDGFPISTKNKTKSDTDAQKDKGTSNKSRKVKDDAAGLKRKVENTDQDHQERQKKSKKKKQLNDGSTGEKEKQPEVVKSKNEHGQLLSNEKSSDIKMVSVPTENHAEEKKKNKKNKKKSQETEEKTNADQTAADVGKSNGKSSKVRTFPNGLIIEDVAMGRPDGKRADLGKKVSVRYIGKLKNGKQFDANVKGPPFKFTLGVGQVIAGWDVGVKGMRVGDKRRLTVPPSMGYGHKGAPPSIPPNSWLVFDVELVAVN; from the exons ATGGGCGGCTTTTGGG GAATTGAAGTAAAACCAGGGAAACAGTACCCTATTGAGTTTCCAGAAGATGAGGATGCAAGGCTTAGAATTACTCAG GCGACTTTAGGCCTCGGGGACTCAAAAGGGAGGAGCATAGTTCAGTGTTCCGTTGGAGACAAAAGTCCTATCTTTTTGTGTTCTTTGATACCCAAGAAGAACGAATCGTGTGCCTTGAATCTTGAGTTTGAGGAGGATGAGGAGGTGGTGACATTTTCGGTGATTGGCAAGCAAAGCGTCCATCTCTCTGGCTTCTTTGAGACCTATGATGAAGGCGAAGGCGAACCTGTTGGAGAAGGATTTGAGTC AGATTCGTATGAGGAGGAAATTGGCGAGTCTGGGTCGGAGGAGTCATCAGATTATGGTAGTGATGACCAATATGAGTTGATGGATCGTGATCTTGACATTGACCGGCCTTCACATCCTACCATAAGTAGAG TTATAATTGAAGAGATAGTGGATGATGACGAGCCTACTGATGGAAAGGGTCAATCGAAACCTCTACTTGAGATCAATCAATCAAATGGATCTGAAGACAATACAAAAGGTGCTGGTGTTCCTGTTTTGGAAAGTGAAGATGAAGATGGCTTTCCGATATCCACCAAAAACAAAACGAAATCAGACACCGACGCTCAAAAAGATAAAGGAACTTCTAATAAGTCGAGGAAAGTAAAAGATGATGCTGCAGGATTGAAAAGGAAGGTTGAAAATACTGACCAAGATCATCAAGAAAG GCAAAAGAAAAGTAAGAAAAAGAAGCAACTTAATGATGGAAGTACTGGTGAAAAGGAAAAGCAACCTGAGGTCGTGAAGAGCAAAAATGAGCATGGACAACTGCTATCTAATGAGAA GAGCTCCGACATCAAAATGGTTTCTGTTCCTACTGAGAATCACGCAGAGGAGAAAAAGAAGAACAAGAAGAACAAGAAGAAATCCCAGGAGACTGAAGAAAAAACTAATGCCGATCAAACTGCTGCTGACGTGGGAAAAAGCAATGGCAAGTCATCTAAAGTGAGAACCTTTCCAAATGGATTGATTATTGAGGATGTAGCTATGGGTCGACCAGATGGCAAAAGAGCTGATCTGGGGAAGAAG GTCAGTGTTCGCTACATTGGCAAGCTAAAGAATGGGAAACAATTTGATGCAAATGTAAAAGGGCCACCATTCAAATTCACATTAG GTGTAGGACAAGTTATAGCAGGATGGGATGTTGGGGTTAAAG GCATGCGTGTTGGGGATAAAAGAAGACTTACTGTTCCACCATCAATGGG GTATGGACACAAAGGTGCTCCCCCTTCAATACCACCAAACTCATGGCTCGTGTTTGATGTCGAGTTGGTTGCTGTTAATTGA
- the LOC101291767 gene encoding enolase-like, whose translation MATTIKLIKARQIFDSRGNPTVEVDVTLSDGTLARAAVPSGASTGVYEALELRDGGSDYLGKGVLKAVENVNGIIGPALIGKDPTEQTQIDNYMVQQLDGTTNEWGWCKQKLGANAILAVSLAVCKAGATVKKIPLYKHIANLAGNKTLVLPVPAFNVINGGSHAGNKLAMQEFMILPVGASSFKEAMKMGVEVYHHLKAVIKKKYGQDATNVGDEGGFAPNIQENKEGLELLKTAIAKAGYTGKVVIGMDVAASEFYDDKDKTYDLNFKEEKNDGSQRISGDSLKNVYKSFVTEYPIVSIEDPFDQDDWEHYAKMTAEIGEQVQIVGDDLLVTNPKRVEKAIKEKSCNALLLKVNQIGSVTESIEAVKMSKRAGWGVMASHRSGETEDTFIADLSVGLATGQIKTGAPCRSERLAKYNQLLRIEEELGSAAVYAGSKFRVPVEPY comes from the exons ATGGCGACGACGATCAAGCTTATCAAGGCCCGTCAGATCTTCGACAGCCGTGGAAATCCCACCGTCGAA GTTGATGTTACTCTCTCCGATGGAACTTTGGCTAGAGCTGCTGTGCCAAGTGGAGCTTCCACAG GTGTGTATGAAGCGCTGGAGTTGAGAGATGGCGGTTCGGATTACCTTGGCAAAGGTGTCCTGAAG GCCGTGGAGAATGTGAATGGCATCATTGGACCTGCTTTGATCGGAAAG GACCCAACGGAACAGACGCAAATTGACAATTACATGGTTCAACAGCTTGATGGAACTACAAATGAATGGGGTTGGTGCAAACAGAAG CTCGGAGCAAATGCTATATTAGCAGTGTCTCTTGCTGTTTGCAAAGCAGGTGCCACTGTGAAAAAGATACCCCTCTACAAG CACATAGCCAATCTTGCTGGAAACAAGACCTTGGTTCTGCCTGTCCCTGCATTCAATGTCATCAATGGAGGTTCTCATGCTGGCAATAAACTAGCTATGCAG GAATTTATGATTCTCCCTGTTGGAGCATCTTCTTTTAAGGAAGCTATGAAGATGGGTGTAGAAGTATATCATCATTTGAAG GCTGTGATTAAGAAGAAGTATGGACAAGATGCCACAAATGTTGGGGATGAAGGTGGCTTTGCACCCAATATTCAG GAAAACAAAGAGGGTCTTGAACTACTGAAGACAGCTATTGCTAAAGCCGGATATACCGGGAAG GTTGTAATTGGGATGGATGTTGCTGCTTCAGAATTCTATGATGATAAGGATAAGACTTATGATTTGAACTTCAAGGAAGAG AAAAATGACGGATCACAAAGAATATCAGGAGACAGTCTGAAAAATGTTTACAAGTCATTTGTTACAGAGTACCCAATTGTGTCAATTGAAGATCCCTTTGATCAGGATGACTGGGAACACTATGCTAAGATGACTGCTGAAATTGGTGAGCAAGTGCAAATTGTTGGTGATGATCTCCTTGTTACAAACCCAAAG CGTGTGGAGAAAGCAATCAAGGAGAAGAGCTGCAATGCCCTTCTTTTGAAG GTGAATCAAATTGGTTCAGTAACCGAAAGTATTGAAGCTGTGAAAATGTCAAAACGTGCTGGATGGGGTGTCATGGCAAGTCACCGAAG TGGTGAAACTGAGGATACTTTCATTGCTGACCTCTCTGTTGGGCTTGCAACG GGCCAGATTAAGACTGGAGCTCCTTGCAGATCAGAGCGCCTTGCTAAATACAACCAG CTTCTTAGAATTGAAGAGGAGCTTGGATCTGCAGCAGTCTATGCTGGATCAAAATTCAGAGTACCAGTGGAGCCGTACTGA
- the LOC101291185 gene encoding uncharacterized protein LOC101291185, with protein MEEKDSMMLSGVAVSSDPSQDIYRIAPRTEIPPPPPQSVVGPTMAAATASPMSAALTAGTDSLKKKRGRPRKYGADKTSPASALSPMPISSSVPLTGEFSAWKRGRGRPVDSVKKASHKYDVFESSGEKLAYSVGSNFTPHILTVNTGEDVTMKIMTFSQQGSRAICILSATGTISNVTLRQPSTSGGTLTYEGRFEILSLSGSYMPTENAGTKSRSGGMSVSLAGPDGRVVGGGLAGLLIAAGPVQVVVGSFLPGHQQEHKPKKQRMESVSSPIVPIIVNSVTGEEIKGYSGLKPIMMTTSFHGDNSNSLSHPMHQNFKNSTPENNSLVAEEDSKGSGQSNCEVSC; from the exons ATGGAGGAGAAAGACAGCATGATGCTTTCTGGAGTTGCAGTGAGCAGTGACCCATCTCAAGATATTTACAGGATTGCCCCCAGAACTGAAATCCCTCCTCCTCCTCCCCAATCTGTGGTGGGTCCTACAATGGCGGCAGCTACGGCGTCACCGATGAGCGCGGCCTTGACGGCCGGCACAGATTCTCTGAAGAAAAAGAGGGGCCGGCCCAGAAAGTACGGAGCCGACAAGACCTCGCCGGCGTCGGCGTTGTCTCCGATGCCGATTTCGTCGTCAGTGCCGCTCACCGGAGAGTTCTCGGCTTGGAAACGTGGCCGGGGCCGGCCCGTTGACTCGGTCAAGAAGGCTTCACATAAGTATGACGTGTTTGAGAGCTCAG GCGAGAAACTTGCATACTCTGTTGGTTCAAATTTTACACCTCATATCCTTACTGTCAATACTGGCGAG GATGTTACAATGAAGATTATGACATTCTCTCAACAAGGATCTCGTGCTATTTGTATACTTTCTGCAACTGGTACCATATCAAATGTCACACTTCGACAGCCCAGTACTTCTGGTGGTACTTTAACTTACGAG GGCCGATTTGAGATACTTTCATTATCTGGATCATATATGCCCACTGAGAATGCAGGTACAAAGAGCAGGTCAGGTGGCATGAGCGTCTCTTTGGCAGGTCCAGATGGTAGAGTTGTTGGGGGAGGACTCGCTGGTCTATTGATAGCTGCAGGACCTGTGCAG GTTGTGGTTGGAAGTTTTCTACCAGGTCACCAGCAGGAACACAAGCCCAAGAAGCAGAGAATGGAGTCAGTATCATCACCGATTGTCCCTATCATTGTGAACTCTGTGACTGGTGAAGAAATAAAGGGTTACAGCGGATTAAAACCCATCATGATGACTACTTCCTTCCATGGAGACAATTCGAATTCTCTGAGCCACCCGATGCATCAGAACTTTAAAAATTCAACTCCTGAGAATAACTCATTGGTAGCAGAAGAAGACTCCAAAGGCTCTGGCCAATCAAATTGTGAAGTCTCTTGTTGA
- the LOC101290906 gene encoding 65-kDa microtubule-associated protein 3-like, producing MSNIQTEQLLQMETTCGSLLCELKIIWDEVGETDKDRDKMLLELEQECLEIYRRKVDQANRCRAQLRQAIADSEAELAAICSAMGERPVHIRQSDQSVGSLKEELSKIIPQLEEMQKRKVERKNQFLEVVEQIQMISSEINGSTSCISSKVVVDETDLSLRRLEELHRQLHALQTEKSDRLKQIQAHLGTLNSLCLVLGMDFKQTISEIHPSLDNSEGCKDISLDLIERLATAIKKFRDVKIQRMQMLQDLATTMLELWNLMDTPIEEQQMFQNITCNIAASEHEITEPDTLSVDFINYVEAEVSRLEELKSSKMKELVLKKRTELEEICRKTHMVIEADSAIEYAIEAIESGVVDPSCVLDQIEVQVAKVKEEAFSRKDILERVDKWLFACDEECWLEEYNRDENRYNAGRGAHLTLKRAEKARALVNKLPAMVDALASKTIAWEKERGTEFTYDGVRLLSMLEEYTILRDEKEQERRRQRDQKKLQGQLMAEQEALYGSKPSPSKTQSVKKGPRMSTGGASNRRLSMQAPKADSIHSTRVPATPLSRPSSRKSDRGHQIEHDDGLTALATGRRNLSRNSSFGSSYEPESPMMRKPFAPISLPAENGTFATPMKSTNVPEEDYTKTPKVIMSFVPTTPQTVSVPMQTAVTPAPPSHQPIPYAANVAKEVAPEEVEYSFEEIRAGFVLPSAHTKSIHV from the exons ACAGTTACGTCAGGCAATTGCTGACTCTGAAGCAGAACTTGCGGCAATCTGTTCTGCAATGGGGGAGCGACCGGTTCATATTAGGCAG TCTGATCAAAGTGTTGGAAGCTTGAAGGAAGAACTCAGCAAAATAATTCCTCAGCTGGAGGAAATGCAGAAGAGAAAAGTTGAAAGAAAAAACCAATTTCTAGAAGTCGTAGAGCAGATACAAATGATTTCAAGTGAAATTAATGGAAGCACAAGTTGCATTTCTTCTAAAGTAGTTGTGGATGAAACTGATTTGTCTTTGAGAAGGCTTGAAGAATTGCACAGACAGCTCCATGCACTCCAAACAGAGAAG AGTGATAGACTTAAGCAGATACAGGCCCACCTGGGTACATTGAACTCGCTTTGCTTAGTTCTTGGTATGGATTTCAAACAGACAATCAGTGAGATTCATCCCAGTCTTGATAATTCAGAAGGATGTAAAGATATAAGTTTGGACTTAATTGAGCGATTGGCCACTGCAATAAAGAAATTCCGTGATGTTAAAATACAGAGAATGCAGATG CTTCAAGATCTTGCAACCACCATGTTGGAGCTATGGAACTTGATGGATACACCAATAGAGGAGCAACAGATGTTTCAGAATATAACATGTAACATAGCTGCTTCAGAACATGAGATAACTGAGCCAGATACACTCTCTGTGGACTTCATCAATTAT GTTGAGGCAGAAGTGTCACGGTTGGAAGAGCTGAAATCAAGTAAAATGAAAGAGCTTGTTCTTAAGAAGAGGACAGAGCTAGAAGAGATCTGTAGGAAGACTCATATGGTCATAGAGGCAGATAGTGCAATTGAATATGCCATTGAAGCTATAGAATCTG GAGTTGTGGACCCTTCATGTGTATTGGACCAAATTGAGGTCCAGGTTGCAAAGGTTAAAGAGGAAGCTTTTAGCAGGAAAGACATACTTGAAAGAGTTGACAAATGGTTGTTCGCTTGTGATGAGGAGTGCTGGCTTGAGGAATATAATAGG GATGAAAACCGATACAATGCCGGCAGAGGAGCTCATCTTACTCTCAAGCGCGCTGAGAAAGCACGTGCTTTGGTTAACAAACTTCCAG CAATGGTGGATGCATTGGCTTCAAAAACCATCGCATGGGAGAAGGAGAGAGGAACTGAATTTACTTATGATGGT GTCCGTCTTCTTTCCATGCTTGAAGAGTATACTATATTACGGGATGAAAAGGAACAAGAACGCCGAAGGCAGCGG GACCAGAAAAAGCTTCAGGGTCAGCTGATGGCTGAACAAGAGGCACTTTATGGGTCAAAACCTAGTCCTTCAAAGACTCAGAGTGTTAAAAAGGGTCCTAGAATGTCAACAGGAGGTGCAAGCAATAGAAGACTTTCAATGCAAGCTCCCAAAGCTGATTCAATTCACTCCACTAGAGTGCCTGCTACTCCTCTTTCACGTCCTAGTTCAAGGAAGAGTGATCGAGGCCACCAAATTGAGCATGATGATGGCCTCACAGCTTTGGCTACCG GAAGGAGAAACTTAAGTCGGAATAGCTCTTTTGGTTCTAGCTATGAACCTGAATCACCCATGATGCGGAAACCCTTTGCGCCAATTTCTCTCCCTGCTGAAAACGGCACCTTTGCTACTCCTATGAAGTCCACAAATGTTCCAGAGGAGGACTACACCAAGACTCCCAAGGTCATCATGTCTTTTGTGCCCACTACACCTCAAACAGTGTCAGTACCAATGCAGACAGCCGTGACCCCAGCTCCTCCATCACACCAACCGATTCCTTATGCTGCCAATGTAGCCAAGGAGGTTGCCCCCGAAGAGGTTGAGTACTCTTTCGAGGAAATCAGAGCCGGTTTCGTGCTCCCTTCAGCACATACCAAGTCGATACATGTCTGA
- the LOC101291472 gene encoding probable rRNA-processing protein EBP2 homolog has translation MAVSKKESMMVNEEEMEDDSDMGDDVSDSELEQESEEESEEEGDVRLAEPSQNATYNKDGLLEKLADMSWPENAKWIDKLTLDIDQEQPVDVNDDLTRELAFYTQALNGTRMAFEKLQGMGLPFLRPEDYYAEMVKSDSHMEKVKSRLLVEKKNMEEAEERRKAREAKKLSKEIQNQKLKERAKQKKESIESVKKWRKQRQQSGFAGGDKGSELDSVFEDGKPFEKSSKKRPGVAPGDRSGGKAKYAGKGKKPKKREVKDSKFGFGGRKGSRKQNVAETTNDLRGFNKQEGFSKNKKRKM, from the coding sequence ATGGCTGTGTCTAAGAAAGAATCAATGATGGTTAACGAGGAGGAAATGGAAGACGACAGTGATATGGGAGATGATGTGTCTGATTCCGAATTGGAACAAGAATCGGAGGAGGAATCTGAAGAGGAAGGAGATGTGAGATTGGCTGAGCCATCCCAGAATGCGACATACAACAAAGATGGTCTGTTAGAAAAGCTTGCAGATATGAGCTGGCCTGAGAATGCTAAATGGATAGACAAGCTTACGTTGGATATTGATCAAGAGCAGCCTGTGGATGTGAATGATGACCTGACGAGGGAGCTTGCGTTTTATACACAGGCTCTGAATGGAACGAGGATGGCCTTTGAGAAGCTTCAGGGAATGGGGCTTCCGTTTCTGAGGCCTGAGGACTACTATGCGGAAATGGTGAAGTCGGATTCCCATATGGAGAAAGTGAAGAGTCGGCTTTTGGTGGAGAAGAAGAACATGGAGGAAGCTGAGGAGAGAAGGAAGGCCAGGGAGGCCAAGAAATTGTCTAAAGAGATTCAGAACCAGAAGTTGAAGGAGAGAGCTAAGCAGAAAAAGGAATCTATTGAGTCTGTGAAGAAGTGGAGGAAGCAGAGACAGCAAAGTGGGTTTGCTGGGGGGGATAAAGGAAGCGAGTTGGATTCGGTTTTTGAAGATGGGAAACCATTTGAGAAGTCAAGTAAAAAGAGGCCTGGTGTAGCTCCTGGAGATCGATCTGGAGGGAAGGCAAAATATGCCGGAAAGGGGAAGAAGCCAAAGAAGAGAGAAGTCAAGGATTCCAAGTTTGGATTTGGAGGGAGGAAAGGTTCCAGGAAGCAAAATGTCGCTGAAACCACCAACGATTTAAGAGGTTTCAATAAACAAGAGGGTTTCTCAAAAAATAAGAAAAGGAAGATGTGA